Proteins encoded together in one Halothermothrix orenii H 168 window:
- a CDS encoding regulatory protein RecX, giving the protein MEEDIYQKAKDDAFRLLSYRERSQYELASRLIKKGYSKNVADKVVNHLKTLGYIDDYRFCEKYVRHKIKNNPRGKMLLYYELRKKGLDEGTIRNVLEEMVPEETEINIGIKLATKWLHHNHNINKKLSKLKRYLNRKGFSLYIIHKIINQIENNNEKTY; this is encoded by the coding sequence TTGGAGGAGGATATATATCAAAAAGCCAAGGATGATGCATTTCGGCTCCTATCTTATCGGGAGCGGAGCCAGTATGAGCTAGCCAGCAGGTTGATTAAAAAAGGATATTCTAAAAATGTAGCAGATAAGGTTGTAAACCATCTCAAAACATTGGGATATATAGATGATTATAGATTTTGCGAAAAATATGTTAGGCATAAAATAAAGAATAATCCCAGGGGAAAGATGCTTTTGTATTATGAATTAAGGAAGAAGGGATTGGACGAGGGTACCATTAGAAATGTATTAGAGGAAATGGTCCCTGAAGAAACTGAAATTAATATAGGAATAAAACTTGCTACAAAATGGTTACATCATAACCATAATATTAATAAAAAGTTATCAAAATTGAAGAGATATCTTAATCGAAAGGGATTTAGTTTATATATAATCCATAAAATTATTAATCAGATTGAAAACAATAATGAGAAAACATATTAA